From a single Carassius carassius chromosome 8, fCarCar2.1, whole genome shotgun sequence genomic region:
- the LOC132145609 gene encoding XK-related protein 8-like → MEESFPFHYSLLDYLFTLMGLLLFLLDIALDIWTVVSLYKDGAYVYMAVLIFLLLGSSVLLQVFSWLWYSDYLEKIETKVEKFAKNHSLIKPFHFLQLGVYLRYAGVIEISTTHFLQHTNSFTEGVAVYLNHDLQMLRLFETFSESAPQLILMMSIILQRRELEIITGLKILTSAAAIASSVAMYHRCMRAFLPEKRKMSWISTGVYFLWNLLVIIPRVTALALFCSVLPCYIIAHFLSLWMLLVLVAWSQKTNLMEHRGWEWLFRATVGLIWYFCWFNISTGSIKSKTILYYSFMGLDTVMLLCFWSWKVFEYEGCWSSLNPYMVIPTLLGLYVIGILVKTIYYKRFHPNGDQEKITEPAEEGQLRQAAACYDMETDLKQRESLHATAAAPAHPFTGVPNRHRKMAANFYS, encoded by the exons ATGGAGGAGAGCTTCCCATTTCATTACTCTTTATTGGACTATCTGTTTACTTTGATGGGACTGTTATTGTTCCTGCTGGATATAGCGCTGGACATATGGACTGTTGTGTCATTATATAAGGATGGGGCCTATGTGTATATGGCAGTGCTGATCTTTCTGCTGTTGGGCTCTTCAGTGTTGTTACAGGTGTTCAGCTGGCTCTGGTACTCTGATTACCTGGAGAAGATTGAGACTAAGGTGGAGAAATTTGCAAAGAACCATTCATTGATCAAACCATTTCACTTCCTGCAGCTCGGAGTCTACCTCAG GTATGCTGGAGTGATAGAGATTTCCACAACACATTTTCTTCAGCACACTAACAGTTTCACAGAGGGTGTAGCTGTGTACCTGAACCATGATCTTCAGATGCTTCGTCTATTTGAGACATTTTCTGAAAGTGCCCCACAACTCATACTCATGATGTCTATAATCCTACAGAGACGAGAGTTGGAGATTATTACAG GTTTAAAAATCCTTACATCAGCTGCTGCAATTGCCAGTAGTGTTGCTATGTACCACCGCTGCATGCGGGCCTTTCTTCCTGAAAAACGCAAGATGAGTTGGATCTCCACTGGCGTCTACTTCCTGTGGAACTTGTTGGTGATTATTCCCCGTGTAACTGCTCTGGCACTCTTCTGCAGTGTATTGCCATGCTACATCATAGCTCACTTCCTGTCCTTGTGGATGCTGCTGGTTTTAGTGGCCTGGAGCCAGAAAACAAATTTAATGGAACATCGTGGTTGGGAATGGCTCTTCAGAGCTACTGTTGGACTCATCTGGTACTTCTGCTGGTTTAACATATCGACAGGAAGCATAAAATCAAAGACTATTCTCTATTATAGTTTCATGGGATTGGACACAGTGATGCTGCTGTGCTTCTGGTCCTGGAAGGTGTTTGAGTACGAAGGCTGCTGGAGCTCCTTAAATCCTTACATGGTGATCCCGACACTACTAGGTTTGTACGTCATTGGAATACTAGTGAAAACAATATACTACAAAAGGTTTCATCCCAACGGTGATCAAGAGAAAATCACTGAACCCGCTGAAGAAGGGCAGTTAAGACAAGCGGCAGCATGTTATGATATGGAGACAGACTTGAAGCAAAGGGAATCACTTCACGCTACAGCTGCAGCTCCTGCTCACCCTTTCACTGGAGTTCCCAATAGACATAGGAAAATGGCTGCTAATTTCTACTCTTAG
- the LOC132144775 gene encoding XK-related protein 8-like, giving the protein MVETQERFPFVFLLKYLFTLVGLLLFLLDIALDIWTVVSLYKDGAYVYMAVLIFLLLGSSVLLQVFSWLWYSDYLEKIETKVETFAKNHSLIKPFHFLQLGVHLRYAGVIETSTMDFLHHINNFRKDVRHNNREGVDVKLKHDFLMLRIFEAFSENTPQFTLILSRILQRGELELITGLKILTAASAIAINVALYHRGMHVYGSKGRKMSLISTGIYFLWNLLVIIPRVTALALFCSVLPCYIIAHFLSLWMLLVLVAWSQKTDHMKSPGWEWLFRATVGLIWYFSWFNVSKKGNIKVKMALYYSFMALDTVMLLGFWYRKVFEYEGCWSSLNPYMVIPTLLGLYVIGILVKIIYYTWFHPRMAEPSEGPFRQAATYDADSTDSTNLTLEDPAAAPAQPLTGVLKRSRNMVANFYF; this is encoded by the exons ATGGTGGAGACTCAGGAGCgctttccttttgtttttttattgaaatacctGTTTACTTTGGTGGGACTGTTATTGTTCCTGCTGGATATAGCGCTGGACATTTGGACTGTTGTGTCATTATATAAGGATGGTGCCTATGTGTATATGGCAGTGCTGATCTTTCTGCTGCTGGGCTCTTCAGTGTTGTTACAGGTGTTCAGCTGGCTCTGGTACTCTGATTACCTGGAGAAGATTGAGACTAAGGTGGAGACATTTGCAAAGAACCATTCATTGATCAAACCATTTCACTTCCTGCAGCTTGGAGTCCATCTCAG GTATGCTGGGGTAATAGAGACTTCCACAATGGATTTTCTTCACCACATTAACAATTTCAGAAAGGATGTGCGGCATAATAACAGAGAGGGTGTGGATGTGAAGCTGAAACATGATTTTCTGATGCTTCGTATATTTGAGGCGTTTTCTGAAAACACCCCACAGTTCACACTCATTTTGTCTAGAATCCTACAAAGAGGAGAGCTGGAGCTTATTACAG gtttaaaaATCCTCACAGCAGCTTCTGCAATTGCCATTAATGTTGCCTTGTACCACCGGGGCATGCATGTCTATGGCTCTAAAGGACGCAAGATGAGCTTGATCTCTACTGGCATCTACTTCCTGTGGAACTTGTTGGTGATTATTCCCCGTGTTACTGCTCTGGCACTCTTCTGTAGTGTATTGCCATGCTACATCATAGCTCACTTCCTGTCCCTGTGGATGCTGCTGGTTTTAGTGGCCTGGAGCCAGAAAACAGATCACATGAAAAGTCCTGGTTGGGAATGGCTCTTCAGAGCTACTGTTGGACTCATCTGGTACTTTAGTTGGTTTAACGTATCAAAAAAAGGAAACATCAAAGTAAAGATGGCTCTGTATTATAGTTTCATGGCTTTGGACACAGTGATGCTGCTGGGCTTCTGGTACCGGAAGGTGTTTGAGTACGAAGGCTGCTGGAGCTCCTTAAATCCTTACATGGTGATCCCGACACTACTAGGTTTGTATGTCATTGGAATACtagtgaaaattatatattacaCATGGTTTCATCCCAGAATGGCTGAACCCAGTGAAGGACCATTTAGACAAGCTGCAACATATGATGCAGACTCGACAGACTCAACAAACTTGACCCTGGAAGACCCAGCTGCAGCTCCTGCACAGCCTCTCACTGGAGTCCTCAAGAGGAGCAGGAACATGGTTGCTAATTTCTACTTCTAG
- the LOC132144776 gene encoding XK-related protein 8-like — MVETQERFTLFHLLEYLFTLMGLLLFLLDIALDIWTVVSLYKDGAYVYMAVLIFLLLGSSVLLQVFSWLWYSDYLEKIETKVEKFADRHSLIKPFHFLLLGVYLRYAGVIETSTKDFRHHTYSFIREGMAINLYLELQMLRIFETFSESAPQVVLVTSIILQRGELELITGLKILSSAAAIAISVAMYHRSMRIGLPEKRKMSWISTGVYFLWNLLVIIPRVTALALFCSVLPCYIIAHFLSLWMLLVLVAWSQKTDHMKSPGWEWLFRATVGLIWYFSWFNVSKKGNIKVKMALYYSFMGLDTVMLLGFWCWKVFEYEGCWSSLNPYMVIPTLLGLYVIGILVKIIYYRWFHPN, encoded by the exons ATGGTGGAGACTCAGGAGAGATtcactttatttcatttattggaATATCTGTTTACTTTGATGGGACTGTTATTGTTCCTGCTGGATATAGCGCTGGACATTTGGACTGTTGTGTCATTATATAAGGATGGGGCCTATGTGTATATGGCAGTGCTGATCTTTCTGCTGCTGGGCTCTTCAGTGTTGTTACAGGTGTTCAGCTGGCTCTGGTACTCTGATTACCTGGAGAAGATTGAGACTAAGGTGGAGAAATTTGCAGACAGGCATTCACTGATCAAACCATTTCACTTCCTGCTGCTCGGAGTCTACCTCAG GTATGCTGGGGTGATAGAGACATCGACAAAGGATTTTCGTCATCACACTTATAGTTTCATTAGAGAGGGTATGGCTATTAACCTTTACCTTGAACTTCAGATGCTTCGTATATTTGAGACATTTTCTGAAAGTGCCCCACAAGTTGTACTCGTCACGTCTATAATCCTACAGAGAGGAGAGCTGGAGCTTATTACAG GTTTAAAAATCCTCTCATCAGCTGCTGCAATTGCCATTAGCGTTGCTATGTACCACCGCAGCATGCGTATTGGTCTTCCTGAAAAACGCAAGATGAGTTGGATCTCCACTGGCGTCTACTTCCTGTGGAACTTGTTGGTGATTATTCCTCGTGTTACTGCTCTGGCACTCTTCTGCAGTGTATTGCCATGCTACATTATAGCTCACTTCCTGTCCTTGTGGATGCTGCTGGTTTTAGTGGCCTGGAGCCAGAAAACAGATCACATGAAAAGTCCTGGTTGGGAATGGCTCTTCAGAGCTACTGTTGGACTCATCTGGTACTTTAGTTGGTTTAACGTATCAAAAAAAGGAAACATCAAAGTAAAGATGGCTCTGTATTATAGTTTCATGGGTTTGGACACAGTGATGCTGCTGGGCTTCTGGTGCTGGAAGGTGTTTGAGTATGAAGGCTGCTGGAGCTCCTTAAATCCTTACATGGTGATCCCGACACTACTAGGTTTGTATGTCATTGGAATACTAGTGAAAATTATATACTACAGATGGTTTCATCCCAACT AA
- the eya3 gene encoding eyes absent homolog 3: MDESQEVPELPIKKARHDPEVSQESNSRSVAANDSPNRNESTARTDINSYPPSSVAHLHTVPGGPGRSNQETISRSQGCVSEDAYDHNAVTCKDLTTTTATEYTSQIYQGNSTAVTAYASQVAFPSLGQSTVYSGFPQSGQTYGLPPFGAMWPGLKSESQLPESPSVGQMGFLSFSSAYTSTQPNQIHYSYPSQGSCFTTSSVYSNIPPATAVTTSTNTHQEFSSYSSLGPSQFSQYYAPPPNYLSAGLPSGDRDGAGLVAPEYPAVKTEGSASANLPDTTDASPDVTIPTGVALPAGMALPTGARDQDETNPKNPPGKAKGKAKKSDGSQSTENDLERIFLWDLDETIIIFHSLLTGSFAQKFGKDPATVLNLGLQMEELIFELADTHLFFNDLEECDQVHVDDVASDDNGQDLSNYSFSSDGFSGPSAGGGPGSTTAVQGGVEWMRKLAFRYRRLKEIYNGFKGNVGGLLSPMKRDLLLRLRSEIETVTDAWLSTALKSLLLIQSRGRCMNVLVTTTQLVPALAKVLLYGLGDVFPIENIYSATKIGKESCFERIISRFGKKVTYVVIGDGRDEEFAAKQHNMPFWRISSHGDLISLHQALELDFL; encoded by the exons AAGTGTGGCTGCTAATGACTCTCCTAACCGGAATGAATCAACAGCTCGGACAGACATCAATTCATATCCACCGTCATCTGTCGCTCACTTGCACACCG TTCCTGGAGGTCCAGGCCGGTCAAATCAAGAGACGATATCAAGATCCCAGGGCTGTGTCTCAGAAGATGCATATGATCATAATG CAGTGACGTGCAAAGACCTCACCACAACCACAGCCACTGAATATACCTCACAGATCTATCAAGGAAACAG CACTGCTGTCACTGCATATGCCAGTCAAGTGGCTTTCCCCTCCCTGGGCCAGTCGACCGTATACAGCGGCTTTCCTCAGTCCGGTCAGACGTACGGACTGCCACCATTTG GCGCCATGTGGCCGGGCTTAAAGTCGGAGTCGCAGCTGCCCGAGTCACCCTCTGTTGGTCAGATGGGGTTTCTCAGCTTCAGCTCAGCCTATACCTCAACCCAACCCAACCAGATCCACTACTCCTACCCCAGCCAAG GTTCGTGTTTCACTACATCCAGTGTGTACAGTAACATCCCTCCAGCAACTGCTGTGACCACGTCTACTAACACACATCAG GAGTTTTCAAGCTACAGCTCTCTTGGTCCGAGCCAGTTCTCGCAGTACTACGCTCCTCCTCCCAATTATCTGTCCGCTGGGTTGCCCAGCGGTGATAGAGATGGAGCAGGTTTAGTGGCACCTGAATATCCAGCTGTTAAAACTGAAGGCAGTGCCTCAGCAAACCTGCCCGACACAACAG ATGCATCTCCAGATGTGACGATCCCAACAGGTGTGGCTCTGCCTGCTGGGATGGCCCTCCCCACAGGAGCACGGGACCAAGACGAGACCAACCCCAAAAACCCTCCTGGCAAAGCTAAAGGCAAAGCTAAGAAATCTGATGGTTCCCAATCCACAGAAAATGACCTTGAG CGCATCTTCTTATGGGATCTGGATGAAACCATCATCATTTTCCACTCTCTTCTTACCGGCTCATTTGCACAGAAGTTTGGCAAG GATCCAGCGACCGTTCTCAATCTGGGTCTTCAGATGGAAGAGCTGATCTTTGAGCTCGCAGACACTCATCTCTTCTTCAACGATCTGGAG GAATGTGATCAGGTCCATGTTGATGATGTTGCCTCAGATGACAATGGGCAGGACTTGAG CAACTACAGCTTCTCCAGCGATGGCTTCAGCGGGCCCAGTGCGGGCGGTGGTCCTGGGTCCACCACAGCGGTACAGGGAGGAGTGGAGTGGATGCGTAAGCTGGCCTTCAGATATCGCCGCCTCAAAGAGATCTACAATGGATTCAAAGGAAATGTAGGAG GTCTGCTGAGCCCAATGAAGAGAGACCTTCTGCTCAGGCTACGCTCTGAGATCGAGACTGTTACAGATGCCTGGCTGAGCACTGCCCTCAAATCTCTGTTGCTCATTCAGTCGAG GGGCAGATGTATGAATGTTCTGGTCACCACCACTCAGCTGGTTCCCGCTTTAGCTAAAGTGCTTCTCTATGGCCTGGGTGACGTGTTTCCTATCGAGAACATCTACAGCGCCACTAAAATAG GAAAAGAGAGCTGCTTTGAGCGTATCATCTCTCGCTTTGGGAAGAAAGTGACCTATGTTGTTATAGGGGACGGTCGTGATGAAGAGTTTGCAGCAAAGCAG CACAACATGCCATTTTGGCGAATCTCTTCTCACGGAGACCTGATTTCCCTTCACCAAGCTCTGGAACTGGACTTCTTATAG